CCAGTACTTGGCTCGGGACCGGTCAAGTGATACTTCCTTGTATGGCCTTGCGCTGCGGGCTTCCTCGTCGGAAAGGTTTGTAGGGCGTTGCGGGATGGGGTTGTAAGTGCCAATGACCTCCAAGGGTTTCGAGTTACGAGCACTCCTGTAATGTTCAGGTTATATTAGCTTCACAGCTGACTCTTTCGTTGGACATTTCGGCTTGTGCTCATGGAGTAAAGTCTAGACtcgggaagaaaaagggaaagaaaaacgagACAAACGTACCGTGCCTGCGCAACGACAATGTTGTAAAATGGCTGGTGCTTGTTCCCGAATCGGGCCAGGCGAATACGGACGACCATTTTGAAGACTGAATGGGATTGACTGGCAGCAGTGAGTGTCCGACAGAAGGTCTATACGCTGAATCTGAAGCAGGACAGTAAGACTTCCGCGGCAATTTCGCAGATTGCCGGAGAATCTGTTGATCCGGAGTTACGGAATGCGGATTAGCGTCAGGCGGTGTATGGGATGATAAGGTATGATGTAATTAGATCCCACCACAGCTTCTTTGGGTTATTTATTGAGCTGAGCTCTATCGTGTACTTAAATAAGCAATTGTTCAGATTATAAGTTAGCTGAGGGATACTAAACTCGACAATATTCTGTTTTGTCTCTCCACTTAAGTGATATATGTTTCGTTCTTCATTGACAGCGCTCAAACGATATCCACTCCCCGCCTCGATTCGATACTACAGTAGAACCGCCAGAATGTCGTTGAAGGTGCGCTTCCTTTTACCACATAATTACCACATAATTCCAATTGTATATCAAACTAAGCCATTCATCTAGGCTATCTCTTCTAAAGATGCCGCATCCCTAGACAAAGACCTGATGGAGATTGGAGGATGGTCCCTGGACCAACTGATGGAACTTGCTGGATTGTCTGTTTCGCAAGCAGGTAAGTGCAAACTGAAAGAAATTAGACAAGTAGCGGATCTCACTGACAGCAATCTATTCAGTCCATCGCGTACATCCTCCAAGCGCTGGAAAGAACATCCTAGTTGTTTGCGGCCCCGGAAATAACGGCAAGTCAACATCAAGTCCGCAACGATGGGACACAGGTTGACGGCAATAACAGGAGGAGACGGTCTAGTCGCTGCTCGCCACCTCGCTCAGTACGGCTATGAGCCATCCGTTTATTATCCCAAAGAGGGCAAGAACGAGCTTTACCAGGTACGTTCGCCAACCAGTGTGGATTCTACTTAAGCTAAACCCATCAACAGCGTCTCAAAACCCAACTCGACAACCTCTCCGTGCCATTCATTACCGATTTCCCTGTCGCAATCAAATCTGCTGATCTCTTAGTTGATGCAATTTTCGGTTTTTCTTTCGGTGGTCCCCTCCGTGACCCTTTCCCGACCATCATCTCTCAGATTGAGGCAGCTTCGGTGCCTGTACTGAGCGTCGATGCGCCCAGCTCTTGGGATATAGAGGGTGGTCCACCTAAGGAAGGACCTGGGTCTAAGTTTATGCCAGAATATCTAATCAGTTTAACAGCGCCAAAGCCGTGTGTGAAGTATTACCAGGGGAGGCATTTCCTCGGTGGTCGGTTTTTGACGAAGAGTATCACGGAGAAGTACGGCCTGGACCTTCCCAACTACCCAGGCATTGACCAAATCgtggaggttggggttgaTGCCGAGGGAAGGCTTTAAAGATGTCCATTACGATTGTATCGATTGTTTTACTGCTAGAAGAAGGCTGACGTGGTTCTTTGATGTTAGCACATATGTACAACGTGTGTGGATTGCCTAACTTGCGTCTCTAATAATAATGTAAAATGCATGGCTATCATTAAAGATGATTGTGTCTAATCCTCGAGTGCATCATATGCTCGAAAAAGACCGTTTACGCTTTGCCTTATTGCAACGACTCCCTGATCTCACCGACGACGCCCTTGACCCTGGGCTCCTTCCCGGGACCCGAGGACAACACGTCCCTTATGACTTGGTTAATATCGTAGACATCTGTAGCAGCATTCTTGACTTCTTCACTAAGCCCCTTGATCAATGTGCCTAAGGCGACAAGGCTCCGATAAACCGCTTCGGAGTCCTTCTCACCGACGATCATCTGCACCAGTTCGGCGAGGAGCACAAGACCTCGTTCAGAAGACTCTGGGGCAGACCCCCTACCTTCAGAGGTGAGATAAACAGCGACATTAATGTACAGAGTTGCAACTGCAATAGTAAGGTTGCGGTTTGGTGTTGCACCGCTGCTACTCAGTGCCGATTTTACAGCTGGTATGATCTGATCGAACCTACTCATAACCAGCTGTCGGCCAGGATCGGTTTCAAAGAGGTTGGCCAGCATTCGAACTGAAAGCATTGCATTGTTGACATTTGAAGAAGTATCAAATGTGCCGCTTGATAGGATCCCAGTTACAAGGTCTTGGCCGTTGTAGTTTGCGGTAGCAGTCACGGGCGTTGCAGCCGCAGATAAACGAAGGAGATCCAGACCTGGTAGTCTATTTGGCACAGGCCAGCCCGTTGCAACCTTAAACAGTAATCCAAGCCCGGTCTCCAGAGTAGGGAATTGTTTGAGACTTTCCGGGGTCTCTAGGTGATTGCACAGTGAGACGACTGTGTCTACTTCTGGGGGGCTTAGGGATAGCTCCTTCGATCCAGACGATACAAGCTGCTCATTGATTTCTTGTAGTTTCTTCGCAATCACCTTCAAATTGGCGGTCTTGATAGAAAGGTATGTTTTCTGGGGAAGGACTTTGGGGCGGGATTCAGGTTGAGCGGGAGGCTGAGTAGGTTGAGCTGAGGCTTCCCCAGGACGGTAACGGTTCTCCTGGCCCCAAGGGTCGGCGCCAGCAGGAGTCGATCCTTGGGTAGACTGGCCAATAGTCGCACCCTGTGTGTTTTGGACAATAAATTGTGCCACTTGGTCGAGATAGTTCATGGAGAGTTCATTGTCCTGAATGAACTTCGTTGCAGCTTCGTACGGGTTCTGAGCAACATTGTACGGGAGCTTGAGAGGCGGTTTCCCATCTTCAACGTCAACGTCGAAGACATAGTCATAATCCTGGCCTAGGTAATCCGTCTTCCTTCCACTGCTGGCAGCAGAATCGACCACCGTGCCCACGGCCACCCATTCCTGCGAAGCTACCGACCATGTATGGGCGGTTACGCTCCCATCATTTTGTCGAATCATTTGCACCTGGCCATCTTTCGTGCCAGATTTCTGTTGAAGAAACTCGGGTCCCGGTAGCTTCTCCTTATTGATTTTTCCTACTTGTTGTTCGGGTATCGAGGACTCTTTAACCGATTTCTCAAATTGCTCCACTACCTCAGCGCTTGCTACCCGTTCTTCGCTCCGGGTGAAAATCCGAGTCACCCGGTCGCTAGCACCTGTGACAATATCACCATTTTCTTTGCAAGCAGCAACTCCCCACACTGAGATCGCTGGATGAGTGATGGTTTGTACGCACTGCGTGCCGCTCCAGACCCTCACTGTGCGATCTTCCCCGGAGCTCACCAACTCGCCTGACGGTAACGCATCTAAAGAGTAAATAAAACTTTCGTGGCCTTGAAGTTCTGCGACCACCTGGCCCTGTATGGTGTACAGACGGATTACGCCGTCATTGCCGGCCGAAGCAAATTGTGCACCAGTGGGATTCGACGCAGGAACCTTGCAAAGGGCCCTGACAACATCCCGAGAATCTTGGATGGTCTTCAGAAGGGTTCCGGAAGAAT
This DNA window, taken from Aspergillus flavus chromosome 5, complete sequence, encodes the following:
- a CDS encoding mitochondrial 37S ribosomal protein bS16m; this translates as MVVRIRLARFGNKHQPFYNIVVAQARSARNSKPLEVIGTYNPIPQRPTNLSDEEARSARPYKEVSLDRSRAKYWIGVGAQPSDGVWRLLSLVCEG
- a CDS encoding YjeF N-terminal domain-containing protein, whose protein sequence is MFRSSLTALKRYPLPASIRYYSRTARMSLKAISSKDAASLDKDLMEIGGWSLDQLMELAGLSVSQAVHRVHPPSAGKNILVVCGPGNNGGDGLVAARHLAQYGYEPSVYYPKEGKNELYQRLKTQLDNLSVPFITDFPVAIKSADLLVDAIFGFSFGGPLRDPFPTIISQIEAASVPVLSVDAPSSWDIEGGPPKEGPGSKFMPEYLISLTAPKPCVKYYQGRHFLGGRFLTKSITEKYGLDLPNYPGIDQIVEVGVDAEGRL
- a CDS encoding putative polyubiquitin binding protein (unnamed protein product), which encodes MPDFKISASLEGHGDDVRAVAFPNPNAVFSASRDATVRLWKLVSTPPPTYDYTITSSGSGFINSIAYYPPTPEFPEGLVFSGGQDTIIEARQPGKASDDNADAMLLGHAHNICALDVSPEGGWVVSGSWDSTAKLWKFGKWECDVTFEGHQGSVWAVLAYDKDTIITGCADKAIRIFNSSGTLLKTIQDSRDVVRALCKVPASNPTGAQFASAGNDGVIRLYTIQGQVVAELQGHESFIYSLDALPSGELVSSGEDRTVRVWSGTQCVQTITHPAISVWGVAACKENGDIVTGASDRVTRIFTRSEERVASAEVVEQFEKSVKESSIPEQQVGKINKEKLPGPEFLQQKSGTKDGQVQMIRQNDGSVTAHTWSVASQEWVAVGTVVDSAASSGRKTDYLGQDYDYVFDVDVEDGKPPLKLPYNVAQNPYEAATKFIQDNELSMNYLDQVAQFIVQNTQGATIGQSTQGSTPAGADPWGQENRYRPGEASAQPTQPPAQPESRPKVLPQKTYLSIKTANLKVIAKKLQEINEQLVSSGSKELSLSPPEVDTVVSLCNHLETPESLKQFPTLETGLGLLFKVATGWPVPNRLPGLDLLRLSAAATPVTATANYNGQDLVTGILSSGTFDTSSNVNNAMLSVRMLANLFETDPGRQLVMSRFDQIIPAVKSALSSSGATPNRNLTIAVATLYINVAVYLTSEGRGSAPESSERGLVLLAELVQMIVGEKDSEAVYRSLVALGTLIKGLSEEVKNAATDVYDINQVIRDVLSSGPGKEPRVKGVVGEIRESLQ